The proteins below come from a single Drosophila busckii strain San Diego stock center, stock number 13000-0081.31 chromosome X, ASM1175060v1, whole genome shotgun sequence genomic window:
- the LOC108605593 gene encoding very-long-chain 3-oxoacyl-CoA reductase isoform X2: MEDNARLLSLLGSIAIGILGFQFCRKVLPWIYSNIVGPKLMGSSIKLDALGKWAVVTGSTDGIGKAYARQLARKGLNLVLISRSLEKLTLVAKEIRDEFSVEVRIIDVDFTGSEQIYERIRNETAGLDVGVLVNNVGISYNHPEYFVDCCNNDPQFLRNIVSANVHSVTHMTAIYLPGMVVKRKGLIINISSTAGVIPNPLLCVYSATKAFVNKFSDDLQTEYKQHGIIIQSVQPGFVATNMSKIRKPTLFAPSPDTGCVR; encoded by the exons ATGGAGGATAATGCACGTTTGCTAAGCCTGCTGGGCAGCATTGCGATTGGCATATTGGGCTTTCAGTTCTGCCGCAAGGTGTTGCCCTGGATTTACTCAAATATTGTGGGACCCAAGCTAATGGGCTCCAGCATCAAGCTGGACGCACTAGGCAAATGGGCAG tTGTTACCGGCTCGACCGATGGTATTGGCAAGGCCTATGCCAGGCAG CTGGCTCGCAAAGGTCTCAATCTGGTGTTGATTAGTCGATCTCTGGAAAAACTGACACTTGTGGCTAAGGAAATAC GCGATGAGTTCAGCGTCGAGGTCCGCATTATCGATGTGGACTTCACTGGCAGCGAGCAAATCTATGAGCGCATACGTAATGAAACCGCAGGATTAGATGTGGGCGTGCTGGTCAACAATGTGGGCATTAGTTACAATCATCCGGAATACTTTGTAGATTGCTGCAACAATGATCCACAGTTCTTGCGCAACATAGTCTCCGCCAATGTACATTCCGTTACACATATGACTGCCATCTATTTGCCTGGCATGGTTGTCAAGCGCAAGGGCCTGATCATTAATATATCTTCCACAGCTGGTGTTATTCCCAATCCGCTGTTGTGCGTTTACAGCGCTACAAAG GCGTTTGTCAACAAGTTCAGTGATGATCTGCAAACAGAATATAAGCAACATGGCATTATTATACAGAGTGTGCAGCCTGGCTTTGTCGCCACCAATATGTCCAAGATACGAAAGCCTACCCTGTTTGCGCCGTCGCCCGACAC AGGCTGTGTGCGGTGA
- the LOC108605593 gene encoding very-long-chain 3-oxoacyl-CoA reductase-B isoform X1 has translation MEDNARLLSLLGSIAIGILGFQFCRKVLPWIYSNIVGPKLMGSSIKLDALGKWAVVTGSTDGIGKAYARQLARKGLNLVLISRSLEKLTLVAKEIRDEFSVEVRIIDVDFTGSEQIYERIRNETAGLDVGVLVNNVGISYNHPEYFVDCCNNDPQFLRNIVSANVHSVTHMTAIYLPGMVVKRKGLIINISSTAGVIPNPLLCVYSATKAFVNKFSDDLQTEYKQHGIIIQSVQPGFVATNMSKIRKPTLFAPSPDTYVKSALATVGIATQTAGYLPHALLQLAIHFTEAVCGEQFARNVVLKNILSTRKRALRRQEKEKQK, from the exons ATGGAGGATAATGCACGTTTGCTAAGCCTGCTGGGCAGCATTGCGATTGGCATATTGGGCTTTCAGTTCTGCCGCAAGGTGTTGCCCTGGATTTACTCAAATATTGTGGGACCCAAGCTAATGGGCTCCAGCATCAAGCTGGACGCACTAGGCAAATGGGCAG tTGTTACCGGCTCGACCGATGGTATTGGCAAGGCCTATGCCAGGCAG CTGGCTCGCAAAGGTCTCAATCTGGTGTTGATTAGTCGATCTCTGGAAAAACTGACACTTGTGGCTAAGGAAATAC GCGATGAGTTCAGCGTCGAGGTCCGCATTATCGATGTGGACTTCACTGGCAGCGAGCAAATCTATGAGCGCATACGTAATGAAACCGCAGGATTAGATGTGGGCGTGCTGGTCAACAATGTGGGCATTAGTTACAATCATCCGGAATACTTTGTAGATTGCTGCAACAATGATCCACAGTTCTTGCGCAACATAGTCTCCGCCAATGTACATTCCGTTACACATATGACTGCCATCTATTTGCCTGGCATGGTTGTCAAGCGCAAGGGCCTGATCATTAATATATCTTCCACAGCTGGTGTTATTCCCAATCCGCTGTTGTGCGTTTACAGCGCTACAAAG GCGTTTGTCAACAAGTTCAGTGATGATCTGCAAACAGAATATAAGCAACATGGCATTATTATACAGAGTGTGCAGCCTGGCTTTGTCGCCACCAATATGTCCAAGATACGAAAGCCTACCCTGTTTGCGCCGTCGCCCGACACGTATGTAAAATCTGCTTTGGCTACAGTTGGCATTGCCACACAGACCGCTGGCTATTTGCCACACGCCTTGCTACAACTTGCCATCCACTTTACAGAGGCTGTGTGCGGTGAGCAGTTTGCCCGCAATGTGGTTCTtaagaatattttaagcacacGCAAGCGTGCACTGCGGCGtcaagaaaaagaaaaacagaaaTAA